The DNA sequence AGAAGAAGTGGAGTTGCATACTTTTTTAGAGAGCCTCATGGAGAAAGATCCTTGGGAGCTATCTTCTGCTTGTAGTGTTGTTCCACATCCTGTATGTTTCCTAATGCTACTGTGATTGATTTTTCGAAGTTACCTTTTTGTTTGGCTGATGATTCTTAAAATTTGGGGCAGGCTCAAGAGCTTCTTTCCAGTATAGCCACGCTAGAGACTGCAGTCACGAAGCTCGAGCAAGAAATGATGTCATTGAATTTCCAACTTAGCCAAGAACGAAACGAGAGAAGACTAGCTGAATATCATTTGACACATTCTGCTTCTCCACCAGTATGTATCTCCTTTGTTATTTCATCactgtcttgtttttttttcattgtaaTCTATATTGGTGTATAACTATGTCCTAGTTATGCagaattcttcttcttctttgagaTATTTGGATTCTGAATTACATCAATCATCAGAAGACAGTCCACGTCAAGACCAAACAGTCCAAAACCAAGAATCTTCTTCTGAGTCATCATCTCAGGCAGAATCAACCGTTGAGGTATGAACTTGTATTCTTCTTTCCTATCACTCTTAAATGTATCTGACATTTTTGTCTTACTAAACCAGAAAGCATTGGACTCAAGTAATCAGTTTCTTGAGAAGAAGCTAATGAGGAAGACAAATGCTAGGAAGCTACCTAGAGGAATGCCACCTAAGTTCATGTGGGATCACCCTAATCTATTATCTGAAGAAATGGTGAGATGTATGAAGAACATCTTCATGTCTCTTGCTGATCCGACAGCAACTTCGAAAGCATCCTCAAACGAGAGCCAACTCTCACCGGTATCAGTATCACCACGAGGGCATCTATCAAGCTCATCTTCCTGGTGGCCTTCAACAGAACGGTCAATGATCTCTTCATGGGTGCAAAGCCCCCAGATAGATATCCAAAAGAACACTGATGTCTTGGCCACAGGACAAGTCTTTGATCCTTATAGAGTTCGTGGGAAGTTAAGCTGGGCAGAGATTGGAAACTACAGTTTGGCGTCCGAGGTTTCTTGGATGTCTGTTGGGAAGAAACAGTTGGAATATGCTTCTGGCGCACTGAGGAAGTTCAGGTATTGGAGTTACTCTTAACgtttttgttagttttattaACTATAAGACTCGAAATAAATGATCATGGCTGGTTCTGTGAATAGGACACTAGTGGAGCAACTTGCTAGAGTGAACCCAATTCATTTGAGCTGCAATGAGAAGCTAGCTTTCTGGATTAACCTTTACAACGCGTTGATCATGCATGttggtttcttatttttttcttcttcttattatcAAGAGCCATTCTGAATGTTTTATGAGAGTAGTTGTGG is a window from the Raphanus sativus cultivar WK10039 unplaced genomic scaffold, ASM80110v3 Scaffold3563, whole genome shotgun sequence genome containing:
- the LOC108861706 gene encoding uncharacterized protein LOC108861706; this encodes MVVTAKLQTLRMHGSQLLKSKSNSIWGTGTKSDGIKSCQESTSGESFSYRFQLEEDVKRLQLQLQEEVELHTFLESLMEKDPWELSSACSVVPHPAQELLSSIATLETAVTKLEQEMMSLNFQLSQERNERRLAEYHLTHSASPPNSSSSLRYLDSELHQSSEDSPRQDQTVQNQESSSESSSQAESTVEKALDSSNQFLEKKLMRKTNARKLPRGMPPKFMWDHPNLLSEEMVRCMKNIFMSLADPTATSKASSNESQLSPVSVSPRGHLSSSSSWWPSTERSMISSWVQSPQIDIQKNTDVLATGQVFDPYRVRGKLSWAEIGNYSLASEVSWMSVGKKQLEYASGALRKFRTLVEQLARVNPIHLSCNEKLAFWINLYNALIMHAYLAYGVPKSDLKLFSLMQKAAYTVGGHSYTAAAMEYVILKMKPPTHRPQIALLLAIHKLKVSEEQRKASIDTHEPLLAFALSCGMYSSPAVRIYTAKGVKEELLEAQREFIQASVGLSSKGKLLVPKMVHCYAKSLVEDSNLGVWIAKYLPPHQAAFVEQCISQRRQSLLASRNCGILPFDSRFRYLFLPDDNNNNSSK